A window of Acidobacteriota bacterium genomic DNA:
CGAAGGGGACGGTCCAAGAGCCGGTGGCCCTCCTTTACCAGGCATGGGCGCTCTCTAAGGCCCGCCGGCCCGCCGAGGCTGAGGCGGCGGTCACCGCCCTGCTGTCGATGGCGGACCCCTTGTCAACCGTGCGCGACGGCAGGGCGGCGAACATGGCCCGAGGATTCGTGGCGCTTGGCCGCGGCGACGCCTCAGCCGCGATCAAGCCGCTGCAGGATGCGGCGGCAACCCTCACCCCGCGGGGGCCGGGACCCAACACGCGGAGCTGGCATCTGCCGGTATGGTCGGCCCTTGGCCAGGCATTGTTCGACTCGGGCCGTCCCGGAGAAGCGCGACCCTGGTTCGAGAAGGTCGCTGGCAGCGGCTACGAGCGCGCGGTTTGGCCGATTGAGTACGTGCGCAGCTTCTACTTCCTCGGCCGCATCTACGAACAGCAGGGCGACACGGCGAAGTCGCGCGAGGCCTATCACCGCTTCGTCGGCTACTGGAAAGACGGCGACCTCGATCGCGAGCGGATCGCGGAGGCGCGGAAGAAGATCGGGAGTTAGGCGGGTCTAAAGACCCGCCTCTACGGGCGGCCGCTCGCGTCCAAGACTGAGACGTTGATGTAGAACAGCTCCGTCGCCACCGCCAGCCCCTTTCCCAACTTGTTCGGCATCGTCTGCCACGCTGTCGTCGGCTTGATCACCTGCCAGTCGCCCCTGGCGCCCACCTTGATCGGCATCGCGAAGCCGCGCTCGTCGGCGTTCCAGCGGTACGACACGGTCTCGGCCTTCTCGTCGAACGTCAGCTCCAGCGTCGGCAGGTTGGCTCGGCGCAGGTACTGATCGAAGATCGGCGTCAGATCCTGCTGCAACTCGGCGTTGAAGAAGCGAACCAGGTCTTCGGTCATGATGTTCTGGTACTTGAAGCGCTCGTAGGTGTCCCGAACTAGCTTCCACCAGCGGGCATCGTCATTGACGACGCTCCGCAGGGTGTGCAGGAACAGCGCGCACTTGAAGTACATGTCCTGGTTGGGTGTGCGGTGTATGCCACGCTGCGTGATCACCGGCTCGCGGTTGCCGACCTTCTTCTTATAGCCATTCACGTACTTCAGCGCATCGTCATAGCCGAACAGCGCCTCGACGTAGACGCCTTCGAGATAGGTCGTCCAGCCCTCCTGGATCCACATATCCGACACGTCGGCCGCCGACACCGCGTTGCCGAACCACTCGTGGCCGCTCTCGTGGATGATGATGAAGTCGAACTTCAGGCTGACGCCCACCTCGGTCCAGTCGCGCTCGAGGTAACCGTTGGCGTAGCGGTTGCCATAGGTCACGGCGCTCTGGTGCTCCATGCCCGAATAGGGCACCTCGATCAGCTTGAATCCGTCCTTCGGGAACGGGTACTTGCCGACGTACTTCTCGAACGCCTCCATCATCGGCAGCGCCTGCGCGAACTGCTTCTTCGCCTTGTCCAGGTTCTCGGGCAGCACGAAGTAGTCCATCGACAGGTCGCCGAGCTTCTCGGCGAAATGCACGTAGTGGCCGATGTTGAGGGAGACGTTGTAGGAGTTGATCGGGTAGTGGACGC
This region includes:
- a CDS encoding M1 family metallopeptidase translates to MSIVRRGTLINFLGVLCVLCGPIDLSAQTAAPAAQRREPPSTLRAPTRLDVLRGEYGRYRANNDLLHYDLDVRVDPEKRSITGKNAIRFKMLTDDTRIQLELYANLAVDQILMGATTLKYARDHNTVYVDFPETLRAGRTYTIDFHYTGLPQEQGRFGGLAFRKDPAGRHWINTANEGEGSSVWWPSKDQWRDEPEGADIRVAVPSGLTNVSNGRFMGKTDLGDGYTRWDYRVHYPINSYNVSLNIGHYVHFAEKLGDLSMDYFVLPENLDKAKKQFAQALPMMEAFEKYVGKYPFPKDGFKLIEVPYSGMEHQSAVTYGNRYANGYLERDWTEVGVSLKFDFIIIHESGHEWFGNAVSAADVSDMWIQEGWTTYLEGVYVEALFGYDDALKYVNGYKKKVGNREPVITQRGIHRTPNQDMYFKCALFLHTLRSVVNDDARWWKLVRDTYERFKYQNIMTEDLVRFFNAELQQDLTPIFDQYLRRANLPTLELTFDEKAETVSYRWNADERGFAMPIKVGARGDWQVIKPTTAWQTMPNKLGKGLAVATELFYINVSVLDASGRP